In Chitinispirillales bacterium ANBcel5, a single window of DNA contains:
- a CDS encoding YggT family protein → MIPIIFALFRVYQFLILIRVILSWVHPYRDHILIEWVYRLTEPLLEPIRRLLPVSRLGLDISPLILLLILQFIQRILLRL, encoded by the coding sequence ATGATACCGATTATATTTGCACTTTTTAGGGTATATCAATTCCTTATACTGATCAGGGTTATTCTTTCCTGGGTTCATCCTTACAGGGACCATATTCTTATAGAATGGGTTTATCGCCTTACAGAGCCGCTTTTAGAGCCAATACGAAGGCTTTTACCTGTCAGCAGACTTGGGTTGGACATATCGCCTTTAATTTTGCTTTTGATACTTCAATTTATACAAAGAATTTTATTACGGTTATAA
- a CDS encoding DivIVA domain-containing protein — protein MRITPLDIRKQPFPRALRGFDPDAVNSFLEMVAGEYEAIIRQNSEFGTQIKTLEQKLESYIKIERVLNETLLSAQKATDEARVNAQKEAELILKDAKIRADRYEDEARQRVHKHESELVSLRNQRDSFLARFKAMLSTQLNLLEVISGDLKQGSEEKGGVSEQYGDDETMDEVPPQPNLSSLDS, from the coding sequence ATGCGTATAACACCTCTTGATATCAGAAAGCAGCCCTTTCCCCGTGCGCTGCGGGGATTTGATCCTGATGCTGTGAATAGTTTTCTGGAGATGGTGGCAGGTGAGTATGAGGCGATAATTCGTCAAAACAGTGAATTTGGTACCCAGATCAAAACTCTGGAGCAGAAGCTTGAGAGTTACATAAAAATCGAGCGGGTACTGAATGAAACGTTGCTGAGTGCGCAAAAAGCTACAGATGAGGCGAGGGTAAACGCACAAAAAGAAGCTGAACTTATACTAAAAGATGCAAAAATCAGGGCAGACCGTTACGAGGATGAGGCCAGGCAGAGGGTTCATAAGCATGAAAGCGAGTTGGTTTCCCTGAGAAATCAACGCGACAGTTTTCTTGCACGGTTTAAGGCAATGCTTTCCACTCAGCTAAATCTCCTGGAAGTAATAAGCGGGGATTTAAAGCAGGGTAGTGAGGAAAAGGGAGGTGTTAGTGAGCAGTATGGTGATGATGAAACTATGGATGAGGTACCGCCTCAGCCAAATCTTTCTTCGCTGGATTCATGA
- a CDS encoding DUF167 family protein, with the protein MSCTFECVTKPGAKSNRISLSDEGVFSVAVTSPPAEGKANKHLIALLAKELEVKTSSVTIIIGKQGRKKVVKIDGLSKDEVFDRFKQKKIEKNYVHKPKRGL; encoded by the coding sequence ATGAGTTGTACTTTTGAATGTGTAACTAAGCCTGGTGCGAAAAGTAATAGAATCTCCTTAAGTGATGAGGGAGTTTTTTCTGTAGCAGTGACATCACCCCCTGCAGAGGGAAAGGCAAATAAGCATCTTATTGCGTTGCTTGCTAAGGAACTTGAAGTTAAGACCTCTTCAGTTACTATTATAATTGGGAAGCAGGGAAGAAAAAAAGTAGTAAAAATTGATGGCCTTAGCAAAGATGAAGTGTTTGACAGATTTAAACAGAAAAAAATTGAGAAAAACTACGTGCATAAACCTAAAAGAGGACTTTAA
- a CDS encoding purine-nucleoside phosphorylase, translating to MTSTYDMIQEAREFLESKTSVKPEIGIILGTGLGRLAESIDKEAEIPYETIPHFPVSTVEAHAGKLIFGKLAGKSVMAMQGRFHYYEGYSMQQIVFPVRVMKFMNVSKLIVSNACGGVNPLFKPGTIMAITDHINLLADNPLIGANDNRIGVRFPDMSQPYSNRLIELVSKIALENNIRIEKGVYSAMSGPSLETRAEYRMLRILGADVIGMSTVPEVIAAVHAGLEVLGLSVVTDSCLPDALEPVDLKKIIAVADKTEPLLVKLIEKVLEAL from the coding sequence ATGACAAGCACTTATGATATGATTCAGGAAGCAAGAGAGTTTCTTGAAAGCAAGACTTCGGTAAAACCAGAAATTGGAATTATTCTGGGCACGGGGCTTGGCAGGCTTGCAGAATCTATTGATAAGGAGGCGGAAATACCCTATGAAACCATTCCGCATTTCCCGGTTTCTACAGTAGAGGCACATGCAGGAAAGCTGATTTTCGGTAAGTTAGCTGGTAAATCGGTGATGGCTATGCAGGGAAGGTTTCATTACTATGAAGGGTACTCAATGCAGCAGATCGTTTTCCCTGTGCGTGTTATGAAGTTTATGAATGTTTCAAAACTCATTGTTTCAAATGCCTGTGGTGGAGTTAATCCGCTTTTTAAGCCGGGAACAATAATGGCCATTACAGATCATATAAATCTTTTGGCTGATAATCCTCTTATTGGTGCAAATGACAATAGAATTGGTGTGCGTTTCCCCGATATGTCTCAGCCTTATTCAAACAGGCTTATCGAGCTTGTAAGTAAAATCGCTCTTGAAAACAACATCAGGATAGAAAAAGGTGTATACTCTGCTATGAGCGGCCCTTCACTTGAAACCCGCGCCGAGTACCGTATGCTTCGCATCTTAGGCGCTGATGTGATAGGAATGAGCACGGTTCCGGAGGTAATAGCTGCAGTGCATGCCGGTCTTGAAGTGCTTGGGTTATCTGTTGTAACTGATTCATGTCTTCCGGATGCGCTCGAACCTGTTGACCTTAAAAAAATAATAGCTGTAGCGGATAAAACTGAACCATTACTTGTAAAGCTTATAGAGAAGGTCCTTGAAGCATTATGA
- the ileS gene encoding isoleucine--tRNA ligase encodes MKSQSFNSVNTQTRFPQIEDEILAFWNESKTFQRSLDETKSKKPFVFYDGPPFATGLPHYGHLLAGTLKDIIPRYWTMRGHHVDRRFGWDCHGLPVENEMEKEFKVSGKRDIEKLGIHIFNEACRSIVLRYTGQWEKVVNRMGRWVDFENQYRTMDPPYMESIWHVFRQVWDKGLIYQGFRVQPYCPRCATPLSNFEVNEGYKDTTGPSITVSFPLADNPKEKVLVWTTTPWTLPSNVVLATGADIKYVKIRDGEDIFIIAKDRVSAYYKDVSAVEIIDEIEGKDLAGKSYIPMFDYFKGRDEKFFTIVTADFVSTEDGTGVVHIAPAFGEDDFQVGQKLGLEIVCPVNDEGRFTSEVPEWEGKVVYDADKEITRAIKEKGRLIHRTTIEHRYPFCYRCDTALIYKAITTWFMKIDPLKNNMLDNNQQIHWVPSHLQKGRFGKGIESAPDWNISRNRYWGTPIPVWMCECGNTECCGSLDELHTLLGRGDKTEGERLHARAAKDVEKKLKEHGRESVKKCGIDSSWADKLESVSISPVDIHRHIIDEFEIACPDCDKEMNRTSEVLDCWFESGSMPYAQMHYPFENKERFEANFPADFIAEGLDQTRGWFYTLTVLAAALFEKPAFKNVIVNGIILSEDGKKLSKRLRNYAPPQDVLNTLGADALRLFLINSPAVKAEDLRFSEKGVKEMSRSVLLPFWNAYSFFVTYANVDCWKPLSTEAPKEGTELDRWIISLFNDTVKSVNKEMEQYNLYKVVPILVDFIENLTNWYIRRSRRRFWRSENDNDKQYAYSTLYYILVQFSKVMAPFLPFLTESIYRNLVGDKIKGAPESVHLCGYPDSETSFIDSDLELKMKLVRQAVSMGRALRSRYTIKTRQPLNNFTVIVADDSKRNLLAKMDELIKEELNVKTVSFDSREDRVVTISAKPNYKKLGRQYGPKMKEAAALIEAFTPEQISELESGVQIEVLGVKLGFEDIEIRRTKHEGLEVETEGELTVALDTTITPALREECMAREFVNRIQNMRKASDFNVTDRIIIKCRCPEDLSEALSSFKNYVCRETLAVELQQLNRLSEGESIEVDGVDALVKIERSDSMTGG; translated from the coding sequence ATGAAATCTCAAAGTTTTAACTCTGTAAATACTCAAACTCGTTTCCCTCAGATTGAGGATGAAATACTTGCATTCTGGAATGAGAGTAAAACGTTTCAAAGGTCTCTTGATGAGACCAAATCTAAGAAGCCGTTTGTGTTTTATGATGGTCCTCCGTTTGCGACCGGGCTTCCACATTACGGACACCTGCTTGCCGGTACTTTAAAAGATATTATCCCACGATACTGGACCATGCGGGGGCACCATGTAGACAGACGTTTTGGTTGGGACTGTCATGGATTGCCGGTAGAAAATGAGATGGAAAAGGAGTTTAAGGTCTCTGGTAAGCGTGACATTGAAAAACTTGGAATTCATATTTTTAATGAAGCATGTCGTTCGATTGTTTTAAGATACACCGGACAATGGGAAAAAGTGGTAAACAGGATGGGGCGTTGGGTTGACTTTGAAAATCAGTACCGTACTATGGATCCCCCCTACATGGAAAGTATCTGGCATGTGTTTCGTCAGGTATGGGATAAGGGGCTGATTTATCAGGGTTTCAGAGTTCAGCCCTATTGTCCAAGGTGTGCTACACCACTTTCAAACTTCGAAGTTAATGAAGGATACAAAGATACAACCGGGCCATCTATAACCGTTTCCTTCCCCCTTGCCGATAATCCAAAAGAGAAGGTACTGGTCTGGACAACAACCCCCTGGACTCTTCCTTCAAATGTAGTGCTGGCTACCGGGGCCGATATAAAATATGTAAAGATCAGGGATGGAGAGGATATCTTTATCATAGCCAAAGACAGGGTAAGTGCCTACTATAAAGATGTATCAGCTGTGGAAATAATTGATGAGATTGAGGGAAAGGACCTTGCAGGTAAAAGCTATATCCCCATGTTTGATTATTTCAAGGGACGAGATGAAAAGTTTTTTACCATCGTTACTGCTGATTTCGTTTCCACCGAGGATGGAACAGGGGTTGTGCACATTGCGCCTGCTTTTGGTGAGGATGACTTTCAGGTTGGTCAGAAACTTGGTCTTGAGATCGTATGTCCGGTGAATGACGAGGGTAGATTTACAAGCGAAGTGCCTGAGTGGGAAGGTAAGGTTGTCTACGATGCTGATAAAGAGATTACCCGTGCAATAAAGGAAAAGGGACGTCTTATTCATCGCACGACTATAGAACACCGATATCCTTTCTGTTACAGGTGTGATACGGCTCTTATATACAAAGCTATCACTACCTGGTTTATGAAAATTGACCCTTTAAAAAACAATATGCTCGATAATAATCAGCAGATTCACTGGGTTCCATCTCATCTGCAGAAAGGACGTTTTGGGAAGGGTATAGAAAGTGCACCGGACTGGAATATCTCCCGGAATCGCTACTGGGGCACGCCGATACCGGTGTGGATGTGTGAATGCGGTAATACTGAGTGTTGTGGCAGCCTCGATGAACTTCATACACTTTTGGGCAGAGGTGACAAAACTGAAGGAGAAAGACTTCATGCGCGTGCGGCAAAGGATGTCGAGAAAAAGTTAAAAGAGCATGGTAGAGAAAGTGTAAAGAAGTGTGGGATCGATAGCTCCTGGGCTGATAAGCTTGAGAGCGTAAGTATCAGTCCTGTGGATATTCACAGACACATCATCGACGAATTTGAAATAGCGTGTCCAGACTGTGATAAAGAGATGAATCGCACCTCCGAAGTTCTGGATTGTTGGTTTGAGTCCGGTTCTATGCCTTATGCTCAGATGCATTATCCTTTTGAAAACAAGGAGCGTTTCGAGGCTAATTTCCCGGCTGATTTCATTGCTGAAGGGTTAGATCAGACCAGAGGATGGTTTTATACTCTAACAGTACTGGCCGCCGCGCTCTTTGAAAAACCTGCATTTAAGAATGTTATTGTTAATGGGATTATTCTAAGTGAGGATGGGAAAAAACTCTCTAAGCGTCTTAGAAACTATGCGCCACCGCAAGATGTTTTAAATACGCTTGGTGCAGATGCTTTAAGACTTTTTCTCATAAACTCACCTGCTGTGAAAGCAGAAGATCTGCGTTTCTCTGAAAAAGGAGTTAAGGAGATGTCCCGCTCTGTGCTGCTTCCGTTCTGGAACGCCTACTCCTTTTTTGTTACCTATGCTAATGTAGACTGCTGGAAACCGCTAAGTACAGAGGCACCAAAAGAGGGAACGGAACTCGATAGATGGATTATCTCTCTTTTTAATGACACTGTAAAGAGTGTAAACAAAGAAATGGAGCAGTACAACCTCTACAAAGTTGTACCAATTTTGGTCGATTTCATAGAAAATCTGACTAATTGGTATATAAGAAGAAGCAGGAGAAGGTTTTGGAGAAGCGAAAACGACAATGACAAGCAATACGCATACAGTACACTTTATTACATTCTGGTTCAGTTTTCAAAGGTAATGGCTCCTTTTCTACCTTTTCTCACCGAATCTATATACAGAAATCTTGTGGGCGATAAGATAAAGGGTGCACCGGAAAGCGTTCATCTGTGTGGCTACCCAGATTCTGAAACATCTTTTATCGATTCTGATCTGGAGCTTAAGATGAAACTGGTTCGCCAGGCAGTTTCTATGGGAAGAGCGCTTAGAAGCCGTTATACCATTAAGACTCGTCAGCCACTCAATAACTTTACCGTCATTGTAGCTGATGACTCCAAACGTAATCTTCTTGCAAAAATGGATGAGCTTATAAAAGAGGAGCTTAATGTAAAAACCGTCTCCTTTGATTCACGTGAGGACAGAGTGGTAACCATTTCTGCAAAGCCAAACTACAAAAAACTTGGCAGGCAGTATGGTCCTAAGATGAAGGAAGCGGCAGCTCTTATTGAGGCTTTTACACCTGAGCAGATTTCTGAGCTCGAAAGTGGCGTACAGATAGAAGTCCTGGGGGTAAAACTTGGCTTTGAGGATATTGAGATAAGAAGAACCAAGCACGAAGGGTTGGAGGTTGAAACTGAAGGAGAGCTTACGGTGGCTTTGGATACTACAATTACTCCAGCGCTTAGAGAAGAGTGTATGGCGCGGGAATTTGTAAACAGAATTCAAAACATGAGGAAAGCTTCAGACTTTAATGTGACCGATCGTATAATCATTAAATGTCGCTGTCCGGAAGACCTTTCTGAAGCGTTATCTTCCTTTAAAAACTATGTGTGCAGAGAAACTCTGGCAGTGGAACTTCAGCAACTTAATCGGCTTTCTGAAGGAGAAAGTATAGAGGTCGATGGAGTGGATGCTTTGGTGAAGATAGAGCGCTCTGATAGTATGACTGGTGGTTAA
- a CDS encoding lysophospholipid acyltransferase family protein has protein sequence MKNKRLKPFRYNLLSAAVSAALFVGKRIPRSLGLFLFGLLGRFLYLIPNKEKIRAINHLSLIYGSTWDKKKISNTARNVFSGLGMNLFDAVYLSTVSDSTFNRIVKCDNLERFREAYGRKKGVFVITGHVGCFEMLLQFFARNGFKSFAIGKKMRDPRIEQIVRELRSGPGIEYFDRSEGGRKIVRFLKQGRACGVLVDQDTKKVDGVFANFLGRRAFTPSGPVRLALKFDIPMFVVTTIREPDNTHRVIISEEIVANKKNDFESELVSVVQKINDRLGETIHRYPSQWVWMHRRWKTQP, from the coding sequence ATGAAAAATAAACGTCTGAAACCTTTTAGATATAACCTGCTTAGTGCTGCTGTATCGGCAGCACTTTTTGTGGGAAAACGAATCCCCAGAAGTTTGGGTTTATTCCTATTTGGTTTATTGGGGCGTTTTTTATACCTGATACCAAACAAGGAGAAAATCAGGGCAATTAATCATCTATCTTTGATATACGGTTCGACCTGGGATAAAAAGAAGATCAGTAACACTGCTCGTAATGTTTTTTCCGGGCTTGGAATGAATCTTTTTGATGCTGTTTATCTTTCCACAGTGTCTGATTCTACATTCAACAGAATTGTAAAGTGTGATAATCTTGAGAGGTTCAGGGAGGCTTACGGCAGAAAAAAAGGTGTTTTTGTAATTACAGGACATGTTGGATGCTTTGAGATGCTCCTTCAGTTTTTTGCCAGAAACGGATTTAAAAGCTTTGCAATTGGGAAAAAGATGAGAGATCCGAGAATCGAACAAATTGTTCGTGAGCTTAGAAGTGGTCCGGGAATAGAGTATTTCGATCGTTCAGAAGGTGGAAGAAAGATAGTACGTTTTTTAAAGCAGGGGCGTGCCTGTGGGGTTTTGGTGGATCAGGACACAAAAAAGGTGGACGGAGTTTTTGCTAACTTTTTGGGTAGAAGGGCTTTTACTCCAAGCGGTCCTGTACGTCTTGCACTTAAATTCGACATCCCGATGTTTGTGGTAACAACCATAAGGGAGCCGGATAATACTCATAGGGTGATAATAAGTGAAGAAATAGTCGCAAATAAGAAAAACGATTTTGAAAGTGAGCTAGTGTCTGTTGTGCAGAAAATCAACGATCGGTTAGGGGAGACGATTCACAGGTATCCTTCTCAGTGGGTCTGGATGCACAGGAGATGGAAAACACAGCCTTAA
- the lptC gene encoding LPS export ABC transporter periplasmic protein LptC: MENTALKRYHLANRASRVLLQCLVAAIVLGFGCKSREALPVLEGTASPFQEFGTAKLQFYEGQYKRWVLESDYIKRPMVDSGEVLVSPVKIIIYDTLENAETYILADSGSTDNSMDLFNLWGRVYIQTRDSIVVKTERLWWIKDSRKIESDTYVQIETPRGDILRGRGLDAAEDFTRFTFRADVTGKFPDFRRRIEQQDEEFGIF, encoded by the coding sequence ATGGAAAACACAGCCTTAAAGAGGTACCATTTGGCAAATAGAGCAAGTAGGGTATTATTACAATGTTTAGTTGCGGCAATTGTTTTGGGTTTTGGGTGTAAAAGCCGCGAAGCCTTACCGGTACTGGAGGGAACAGCATCACCGTTTCAGGAGTTTGGTACCGCTAAGCTTCAATTCTACGAGGGTCAGTACAAAAGGTGGGTGCTTGAGTCTGATTATATTAAAAGACCTATGGTCGACAGCGGTGAAGTGCTTGTTTCTCCTGTAAAAATAATTATCTACGATACTCTTGAGAACGCTGAAACCTATATACTCGCCGATTCCGGTTCTACTGACAACAGCATGGATCTGTTTAATCTTTGGGGCAGAGTGTATATACAAACAAGAGACTCTATTGTGGTGAAAACAGAGAGGTTGTGGTGGATAAAGGATAGCAGGAAAATCGAATCTGATACCTATGTGCAGATAGAAACTCCAAGGGGGGATATATTAAGAGGTAGGGGGCTTGATGCTGCTGAAGATTTTACACGTTTCACTTTCAGGGCTGATGTTACAGGTAAATTTCCCGATTTTAGAAGAAGGATAGAGCAGCAGGATGAGGAATTTGGCATTTTCTAA
- a CDS encoding LptA/OstA family protein, which yields MAFSNTQKRVAWLGGVVFCSLTFLFFSVLAQPTRNHSDELVLEYASVNENIFRNGEFVSYLRGDVVFSYDDIRIRSDEATWRRNDGEVRFRNRVKVERSGQFFRSNRVDFTSKENIITARGDFYYYDSLELVSLSGNQARYDLEEREFILEGSPRLEHYDTAASQTLVITGHTMNYCDKEKVAGVQGEVKIERGELLALCNRAYYYTDSAFVKLRVNPSVRYESHDLEGDSVDLFFAEENLKSAWVKGNSRVSYIEASDEGDTVFSDIWSDSLFVQMCESGNIDTLFAYGNVLTRYFGSEDTTRVNKAWGRTMVLAFDTLGKISSAVIRGNARSVYYIDESDGQGRNEASGDSIIVYFDKGRTERIRLSGSTRGVYFPQN from the coding sequence TTGGCATTTTCTAATACTCAAAAACGCGTCGCATGGCTGGGGGGTGTTGTTTTTTGCTCTCTGACTTTTCTATTCTTCTCTGTTTTGGCTCAACCGACCCGGAATCATTCTGACGAACTGGTGCTGGAGTATGCGAGTGTAAATGAAAACATATTTAGAAATGGGGAATTTGTAAGTTATTTGCGGGGGGACGTTGTTTTTTCTTACGATGATATCAGGATTCGCTCTGATGAAGCCACCTGGCGTCGAAATGATGGTGAAGTACGATTCAGAAATAGGGTGAAGGTGGAGCGGTCGGGTCAATTTTTCCGAAGTAACAGAGTTGATTTCACCAGCAAGGAAAATATTATTACTGCCAGAGGGGATTTTTATTATTATGATTCTCTTGAACTTGTATCACTCTCCGGCAACCAGGCACGGTATGACCTGGAAGAACGGGAATTTATCCTTGAGGGTAGTCCCCGTTTGGAACATTATGACACTGCAGCATCCCAAACGCTTGTGATTACAGGGCACACAATGAACTATTGTGATAAAGAAAAGGTTGCCGGTGTTCAGGGAGAGGTTAAAATAGAAAGAGGAGAGCTTTTGGCGCTCTGTAACAGAGCATATTATTACACCGATAGTGCTTTTGTTAAACTGAGGGTGAATCCTTCGGTTAGGTATGAGTCCCATGATCTTGAAGGGGACTCTGTAGATCTGTTTTTTGCCGAGGAGAACCTAAAGAGTGCGTGGGTGAAGGGGAACTCCCGTGTAAGTTATATTGAAGCATCAGATGAGGGGGACACGGTATTCAGCGACATCTGGAGTGATTCACTTTTTGTTCAAATGTGTGAGTCTGGCAATATTGATACACTCTTTGCTTACGGCAATGTTTTGACCAGGTACTTTGGATCAGAAGATACCACCAGAGTAAACAAAGCCTGGGGACGAACTATGGTTTTGGCTTTCGATACGCTTGGCAAAATCAGCAGTGCAGTTATAAGAGGAAATGCAAGGAGTGTATATTATATTGATGAATCTGATGGTCAGGGACGTAATGAAGCAAGTGGGGATAGTATAATAGTGTATTTTGATAAGGGCAGAACAGAGCGGATCAGGCTCTCGGGAAGTACCAGAGGGGTATATTTTCCACAGAATTAA
- the lptB gene encoding LPS export ABC transporter ATP-binding protein, which translates to MQENKERREIRTETLLKVYAKRRVVDHVSINVSQGEIVGLLGPNGAGKTTTFYMIVGLIRPNKGKIFLDRKNITRKPMYKRARMGIGYLPQEASIFRKLSVGDNVLSVLENQRISAKNRKKRMRELLEELNVGHLEKSLGYMLSGGERRRVEIARALAINPDFILLDEPFAGVDPIAVEDIQGIVHELKNKGYGVLITDHNVRETLRITDRAYIMCSGEILVSGTAGELAEDPEARRIYLGQNFKLD; encoded by the coding sequence ATGCAGGAAAATAAGGAAAGACGGGAGATCAGGACCGAAACGCTTTTGAAGGTGTATGCTAAGCGTCGAGTAGTGGATCATGTCTCAATAAATGTGAGTCAGGGTGAGATAGTGGGTCTTCTTGGGCCAAATGGAGCAGGAAAAACGACTACATTTTATATGATTGTAGGTCTTATAAGACCCAATAAGGGTAAAATATTCCTCGATAGAAAAAACATAACCCGAAAGCCCATGTATAAGCGTGCACGGATGGGGATAGGCTATTTGCCACAGGAGGCCTCGATTTTCCGTAAGCTCTCGGTGGGTGATAATGTGCTTTCGGTTCTTGAAAATCAGCGTATAAGTGCAAAAAACCGAAAAAAGAGGATGCGGGAGCTTCTTGAGGAGCTTAATGTGGGGCATCTTGAAAAGAGCTTAGGGTATATGCTCTCAGGAGGGGAGAGAAGGAGAGTTGAGATTGCCCGAGCGCTTGCTATTAATCCGGACTTTATATTATTGGATGAGCCGTTTGCTGGAGTTGATCCTATAGCGGTGGAGGATATACAGGGTATTGTGCACGAGTTGAAGAACAAGGGGTACGGAGTTTTGATTACCGATCATAATGTACGAGAAACTTTGAGGATTACCGATAGGGCCTATATTATGTGTTCGGGAGAGATACTGGTGTCTGGCACTGCCGGGGAGCTTGCGGAGGACCCTGAAGCCAGACGGATTTATTTGGGGCAGAATTTTAAACTTGATTAG
- the rpoN gene encoding RNA polymerase factor sigma-54, translating into MNLGLDMSLKLQQKLSFQMIQSLKLLQVNTLQLEQLLKTELEMNPVLEASDELEQEADEAMEREERETAEEKDKEEEELDINEDSIDWEEYLEEGFDLGYSYNEEVDRNEERYEPTPVYQETLEEHLTKQLAEKKIDEKRLVLVQFLIGSLDNDGYLRISLEDIAEYIGISVYEVEEARNVLIGLDPPGVGAQNLQECMILQLRARKLHNSLAMKIIAETWDLFEKLKIPEISRHFNVEPRKIQESLEILKILNPKPGYQYNPDKPSTIIPDLIVEKIDGTFVAMLNDRSVPSLHINKSYANMIKRGSTAKREVKKYIREKFNSATWFIRSIEQRKTTMLKVMYAIIERQMDFFEKGPPNLHPLKLQDVADMVEMHISTVSRVTSNKYVQTRHGIFELKYFFTEAVGRDQDGSDISSERIKNRIRQLVNTENRKKPLSDQKISNILSTENLPVARRTVAKYREQMRILPARLRQKYE; encoded by the coding sequence TTGAATCTCGGTCTTGACATGTCGCTAAAGCTCCAGCAGAAACTGTCATTTCAGATGATACAGTCTCTGAAGCTATTACAGGTCAACACTTTGCAGCTTGAGCAGCTCCTCAAGACCGAACTGGAGATGAATCCGGTTCTTGAGGCCAGTGATGAACTGGAGCAGGAAGCTGATGAAGCGATGGAGCGTGAGGAGAGAGAGACTGCGGAGGAGAAGGATAAAGAGGAAGAGGAGCTTGATATAAATGAGGACTCCATCGATTGGGAAGAGTATTTGGAGGAGGGCTTTGATTTGGGGTACTCATATAATGAGGAAGTAGACCGCAATGAGGAGCGCTATGAGCCTACACCTGTTTATCAGGAAACTCTTGAAGAGCACCTTACAAAGCAGTTAGCTGAGAAAAAAATCGATGAAAAGAGGCTGGTTCTGGTTCAGTTCCTTATTGGAAGTTTGGACAATGATGGTTATTTAAGGATTTCTCTTGAGGATATTGCAGAGTATATAGGAATAAGTGTGTATGAGGTGGAAGAAGCACGTAATGTGCTTATCGGCCTGGACCCACCCGGCGTTGGGGCACAAAATCTTCAGGAGTGTATGATTCTTCAGCTAAGGGCAAGAAAACTTCACAATTCTTTGGCAATGAAGATTATAGCTGAGACATGGGACTTGTTTGAGAAGCTGAAAATTCCGGAGATATCGCGGCATTTTAACGTTGAGCCTCGAAAAATTCAGGAATCTTTGGAAATTTTAAAGATTTTAAATCCAAAACCGGGGTATCAGTACAACCCAGACAAGCCATCAACAATCATCCCCGACCTTATTGTGGAGAAAATTGATGGTACCTTCGTAGCCATGCTCAACGATCGTTCTGTTCCATCACTGCATATAAATAAATCGTATGCCAATATGATCAAGCGTGGAAGCACTGCAAAGCGTGAAGTGAAAAAGTATATTCGTGAGAAGTTTAACAGTGCCACATGGTTTATACGCTCCATTGAGCAGCGCAAAACAACTATGTTGAAGGTGATGTATGCAATTATAGAGCGTCAGATGGATTTTTTCGAGAAAGGGCCACCTAATCTGCATCCTTTGAAACTTCAGGATGTGGCAGATATGGTCGAAATGCACATCTCTACCGTCTCCAGAGTGACCAGTAATAAATATGTTCAGACAAGGCATGGGATATTTGAGCTTAAATATTTCTTCACTGAAGCTGTTGGGCGAGATCAGGATGGCTCAGATATATCTTCTGAGCGAATCAAAAATCGTATAAGGCAGCTTGTGAATACCGAAAACAGGAAAAAACCTCTTTCTGATCAAAAAATCTCAAATATTCTCTCAACGGAGAATCTACCGGTGGCGCGACGTACGGTGGCAAAATACAGAGAGCAGATGAGAATTCTGCCTGCACGTTTACGGCAAAAATATGAGTGA